In Centroberyx gerrardi isolate f3 chromosome 14, fCenGer3.hap1.cur.20231027, whole genome shotgun sequence, the genomic stretch GCATGATGTCACATCAATCTGGATGGACAAAGGACATGAAATCAAATCTATGTTAATcaaacaacatgaaaaacaaacacaactctCGTTTTTCCACTCttaatactgtatgtttcaaaTGTAATCTGAAGTATAGAAAGGGAGAAATATTATTTAAATAATGTATTACCGAATTTGATTTTGCTCACCTTAGTTTGGAAGCTGAAGATAGTGACAATGAGACAGACCATGGCTGTGATGCCTAGACACATCACCACTGACTTGGTGTTATAGAAGCTATTAGAGAGAAATGTGGAAAACTTGGTCAAGATGTGTTTTAAGTAATTAAAAATGAGATACATAACACAGTTTTATATACCTGTTTTGCATCACAAGCCACACAAACTGTAACCCTACATACCGTAAAGGAAACACACTGCTATGTCGTTTACATGGATGCAAAAGCCATCATGCTGGCCAAGGAGACAGTCTGCAGAAGGCATGCAAAGCAATGACGTTGCAAAGTAAAACAACAGACAACCACATAAGACATTGAGCAGACACACAAGTGTACCTGGACAACATCCCTGTCatgtaggagagggagagggtctGTAACAGGACAGACAGTCACATGAAAATGTAGGAATTTAATCAACTGTCACTCTTCAGATAACTACAGGTCTGGAAAACAGAAACTCTCACAACATCAATTCATTTTGAGATCATTTTTAACTGTCAGCTTACTGGCAGTTATATAGTAAATCCATATCATTTGGGGCGTGAATGTTACACATGAACTAAAAGGAGACAGCTTTTATAATctgtgaacatactgtatacaacGCTCAATCGTACAGTCTTTATATTTGACTTGAAAACACCGCTCatcgtaaaaaaaacaaaaacaaagaaaaaatcaTGGTTATACACTATAcatataaagaaaacacatgaaatagAAACTTGTACTTACAAAGATGCCAAGTAGAATCAGATTCCATGGAAACTGTCTCCTGTAGGAGTAAAGAAGGATCTGAGTTGCAATATTTTAGGTGAGTCacaattttttgttgttgttcttggaGAAATGACAACTTACCTTGGTGCGGAACAGCAGGACAGAGTCAGGTATGTGACAAAGAACACAGCGCTGTgttaaacaagaaaaacacatcttattagatactgtatgtcataAACCAACATTATACAGAGAGACTCTGTGTtactgacttgagactgactaaACTTGTTACTTACTAAGAGGCCCAATACCAGCCTGGGTTGGACTGAATGTACTCCTTCACAGGATCGCTAAAAACAATAGAGCCTTGggtaaataaatatacaacCCAGTGGATTTTTAACAACAGACTTGCTTATTCTATATTGTTTAACCggagagaaaatgaacaagatgatgaACTGCAACATCTAGTAACTCACTGTAACACTCACCAGAATGTGAAGAGAGCCACAATAGCAAGAGTGACGAAAAGTTGGATCATCAAGATGGCGTACACCTGAAAGAAGGCAACTTACTATGAAAAAACATTGCATAATGATACATGGATCTGCTcagtaatgttaatgttaaaagCATTCCCAACAGAGCTAGCACACTAATTGTTTCCATAATGTAGCCTAACCTACTGATTTTAGGACAGAGTTTTGATACCTTGCGGATGAAGATCCTCCTGATGTTCTTATCATCCCAGGTGAACTCTGTGAGCATCTCAGCATCACTGTAGCAGGGGGTGCTGGTGCCTATAGAAAACATTAATATAATAACACTTTTTGGTGGTTATGatttatcacttttttttatccagcCAACATATAAGTAATCCCATATTTGTATGTGGCCTGTGTTTATCAAGGCCTTCAGAGTTGGGGGTGCTGACCCAAATCCCCCTTGTGTGTCCCAGTTATTGTAAAAGGTAAAATCAGTTCTAGATCAGCAGTACCACACCACCCTGAAACATGTTATAAATACCGGCAAATGAGTTTATTCTTGGAGATAATGACCTGGAGTAACATGATGATAAAATACATGTGGAGAAGGTATAATCATACCGGCAGTGGCTTCCTCGTAGCTGGGAGGCGGTGGAGACACCGAGGCCTGTTCGCTGGAGGTGCCATTGGTGGTCTTGTTTGCAAGTGCAAGCTGATAGCACAAAATATAAACAGTTTTCCTTTAGCTTATAAGACGCATAATTCCTCTTAGGTGAGAATCAATCAGTAATCAAATAAAGACGTTCCCTGGCCTGTAGATTGAACCTCAAATTAAAATATCTGGTCCTAAGTGTAAAATGTTTCCAGTCCTGAGGTTACGTCTCTACAGCTATAACCTAATGCTTCATAGGTAAAGGCTGTTCCCAAGTCTGTCAGTAAGTGAGTCAAATAGCTGGTCTGACCTAATATATTGAGCTTGTACATACACCCCTCTCTCCCAGAGAATATAaaggtataaagcatcacatgacatcattcATACTTTTAAATGATGAATAACTAAGTCAGAGGGCAGGAGTTTCTCAATCTgaggaaatggaaagaaaagtaCAGACTGAACTAGATCATCACAGATTTGCAGATGTTTGGTAACATCTTATGCAAAGCGATTAAGATTGAGTTTGATGAAAGACTGAGCAACAAATCTGGTCCCAGCTAATTGAATTGCGTAATCTGATGGACAGTAAGGAAATGACTTGTCAATCAGCCACAGGGAAGTAGCTTATGCAGCCTGCGTAAGACGCTTGATTGATGACACTGATCCTATTGATCGCTGTACATGACAAGGCTGTAACAGAGGTAACGAAAGAAATGGGTTGTCATGGTGACgcaacatggaaaaacagccTGTGACGCATTTCACTCATATAGTGAACTCAAGTAGAAGAATCACAACAATGGCTTAGTTTTGAACAACAGAAATATAccatattcttattattattcttatgaATTCttcataaacaaaaaaaaacaagattcaaTGAGTATGTCATTGATAAATTAAATGACGAGCCACTGTATGTGACAACTATTGGAATTATGCAGGACCCTGTGGCTAGAGATATTAAGCTGCAGCACACAAAACTACTCTTACATTACACTATAACAATATTATTAAACATTGCAGTGTTTCAACTACTTAAATCACTCAGATTACAAAATCTAGTGTCGAACAGCCTGTACTACCATTAAGTAGTCCACTacagagagatggagcagaAACACGCACATCCAATGACTGTTACATAATCTAACCCAGATGCAGTGATTCCCAATAAGAGCTCAGTGTGTCTTCATTATTGTTAAATACTGAAGGAAAGACGGATTGAATGAGTTATGATTAACAGAAGCCCTTACCTTGCCCTGTGTCATGatgcccgtctctctgtctgtctttctgcagacggctgctttgttttgtgtgtgaaccAGTCACTGAGCCTCTGGTGTCCCCTTTCTTGATAGTGTGGTTCTTGCAGAGTCTAACAAAAAAGGACTGATAGTTGTGAGAAAGGACACTGGATTGATAATGTTCTCCTCTCTTGCCTGCTCAGACTGAACACCCTCTGATGATACAGTGGCGTAATCCAACAACAACGCAGTTAGGACTCGCAcagatccccccccctccctcacccacaGAGGGATATTCTAGCAGCATCCAGGTGAAGCTGCAGCATAGAGAGAAGCTGGGACTGTACCACACCATCAGGAAAAATGGGGAAGATGGTGGCTTGCATAGTGCATGACAATatgagcagagaagagaaggaaaagaccAGAGAAATCTGGAAATGTGGTCTGCAGTGAACACAAGGAGGGGGGGTGCAGGGGCTAAATCATTGATACTTTCAAATGATTTCCTATCATGGGAAAAACCCATACTACTAGGGCTGAAAAATATCCAATTCTGATATCATATAACATGTTTTGCTGAATACTACTATGATATGAATTGCAATGGGTAGGGAATGTGCTAACAGGTGTTGATACTTAGGATTTGTTAATTTTGAATAAACTCCAAAATCTTCGCTGACTAATAATTTGAACACTGTGTTTATTAAGAGGGAAACATCCCCTCTAACAAATATTGGAAATTTaaatagctgatatttttgggggcattttggGGATTTGTTGGAAACACCACCTGCCACTACAGAACAAAATATAACATGTGGCCAACATCCATTAATAAGTCACAAAGTGGAAATGATAGTAATACAAAGCAATTTATTCCTTCTGTACAATATGTACAATTTTATTAAATGGCACAAAGGCTAGAGAAAATATAGatggataaaaaaacaaacagtatttATTCAAAACCAAAATGACCTGTTTTGCTCTTTTCAAGAAGAAGAGATAACATGTTTTATAAAGTGTTGTAAAAGATTTGACATTCAGATATTGGTCCACATGCCATTCATAACCTCATTTCTTTGGATACGGATTCAGCTCTCTGGAAGCTCCAgtcttttcatttctgtttcctAAGATAAGTTGAAACTTCGGTAAAACTTTATTTgaatagtccaatgttgatactcaactatcaggtgacaaaaagtagattttCAACtaattgtttattatttggTGCATCTCCACAGACTGCCTAACCCGGACCTTAGCCTAACCCCAACGCTAACTCTGACCACAATTTTAAACCTAACCTGAacctatttctaacattaaccctaaccctaagattaacccaagcccagacactgaatatctatagaaCTATAGACTACTTCtatctatagactacttttATCTATCTTCCATcttttatctatctataaacaaattatgagtatcacttgaaactcagtagacttgtTAGTGACACAATATAATCACTTGATAGGAGGTTTAGTATCAatattggactatccaaataatgTGTGACCGAAACTTCAGCATTAATGATCCTTGTGGGGAAATGGACTATTTCCATTCCACCACATCAACATCCTCCCATCTGCCTGTGGGTGGACACAATAAAGCAATTACATGTTATCTGAAATTGTTAACTGAATGACACAGGGGCTTATGCTGACAAAGTTTCCAGCAATGCACTTGACAAATCAAGGTAGATATGGCCGTGTTCCCAGCTATAACACCATCTCCTGGAGCATCATTATGCAGACAGACAAGATCAGCTAATGTTAAGAGCAGCCAGGAAagcaaataaatataaaactgtaACGTGAATCTAACTATAATCTACCCAAGCAGCCCTTATGGACTATGATTTCTTTCAGTGCTGCATTTTGGCAAAACATAAACTGATGAGT encodes the following:
- the LOC139917622 gene encoding protein lifeguard 2-like is translated as MTQGKLALANKTTNGTSSEQASVSPPPPSYEEATAGTSTPCYSDAEMLTEFTWDDKNIRRIFIRKVYAILMIQLFVTLAIVALFTFCDPVKEYIQSNPGWYWASYAVFFVTYLTLSCCSAPRRQFPWNLILLGIFTLSLSYMTGMLSSFYNTKSVVMCLGITAMVCLIVTIFSFQTKIDVTSCQGVLFVFCMVMFISGLVLAFVLPFQYVPWLDAVYAALGAILFTMFLAFDTQLLMGNKRYTMSPEEYIFATLNIYLDIIYIFSFFLQIFGTKRE